In Zhaonella formicivorans, one DNA window encodes the following:
- a CDS encoding ATP-binding protein, with product MKKSYNKWFLTKVKKAIKDHDMLAPGDRVALGLSGGKDSGTLLYIMHLLRRYSHWEFELVPITLDLGWEADLTPLENYCTSLGYQLHVEPTQIGKIVFEYRQEKNPCSLCANLRRGALHNAALALGCNKVALGHHLDDAIETFFLNLIYAGKIGAFPPKIFLDKTKLTLIRPMVYLPQETVISLARAENIPIIHNPCPANGHTKRQEMKELVACVQMKYPDIKSKFLSAFGNVEIDNLWQN from the coding sequence ATGAAGAAGTCGTATAATAAATGGTTTTTAACAAAAGTAAAAAAAGCAATAAAAGATCACGACATGTTGGCGCCTGGTGACCGTGTCGCGCTGGGGCTGTCGGGAGGAAAGGACAGCGGCACGCTGCTCTATATTATGCATTTGCTGCGGCGTTATTCGCATTGGGAATTCGAGCTGGTTCCCATTACTCTGGATTTGGGGTGGGAAGCTGATCTGACCCCTTTGGAAAATTATTGTACAAGCCTGGGGTACCAGCTGCATGTAGAGCCCACCCAGATCGGGAAGATCGTGTTTGAGTACAGGCAGGAGAAAAACCCTTGCTCGCTTTGCGCCAACCTGCGCCGCGGCGCCCTGCACAACGCTGCATTGGCTTTGGGCTGTAATAAAGTTGCCCTTGGACATCACCTGGATGATGCTATTGAAACATTTTTTTTAAACCTCATTTATGCAGGAAAAATTGGAGCTTTTCCGCCCAAAATATTTCTGGATAAGACTAAGCTGACTCTAATCAGACCCATGGTTTACCTGCCGCAGGAAACTGTGATTTCTTTGGCCAGGGCAGAAAATATACCCATAATCCATAACCCTTGTCCGGCTAACGGACACACCAAACGCCAGGAGATGAAAGAATTGGTAGCCTGCGTTCAAATGAAGTACCCTGATATAAAAAGCAAGTTTCTTTCAGCCTTTGGCAATGTAGAAATAGATAATTTGTGGCAGAACTAA
- a CDS encoding RrF2 family transcriptional regulator, whose translation MQLTRQGDYAIRTVLDLAQMVPGELQQTKQVAARQEIPEAFLNKIIQLLSKAGLVQTSRGAQGGVKLAKPSEEITLRQVIEAVEGPIALNRCLTGTEPCPREKSCLVHNSLAHVQDVLVNELDKITIGALLAQKFTSESTLQKDEEVV comes from the coding sequence ATGCAACTAACTAGACAGGGGGATTACGCCATCAGGACTGTGCTAGATTTGGCTCAAATGGTGCCTGGCGAATTGCAGCAGACTAAGCAGGTAGCCGCCAGACAAGAAATTCCGGAAGCTTTTTTAAACAAAATAATCCAGCTTCTAAGTAAGGCAGGTCTGGTACAAACAAGCAGAGGAGCCCAAGGAGGCGTTAAGCTTGCCAAGCCCAGCGAAGAAATTACTTTGCGTCAGGTTATAGAGGCTGTCGAGGGGCCTATTGCCCTAAACCGATGTTTGACGGGAACAGAACCGTGCCCCAGGGAGAAAAGCTGCCTGGTGCATAATTCACTGGCTCATGTACAAGATGTTTTGGTAAATGAATTGGATAAAATAACTATTGGTGCTTTGCTTGCGCAAAAATTCACATCAGAGAGTACATTGCAGAAAGATGAAGAAGTCGTATAA
- a CDS encoding ammonia-forming cytochrome c nitrite reductase subunit c552 has product MRKYLASLLVLGLFVAFFAVAVGIQPQADAKPDYGSNCASCHNGTVAPKLGGSTAPAPKPAPKPAPAKSTTTKPASNAAPAKTAKPAAPKEEPVKITVEGKAVKGFKLNGTVYASVKEYAAAMNYNLSWNGEKQIVTLSDYNTALEIYLLNGLIKYRGKDNKIASMTKDGASYVDIKGITELTHGKITEQNNVYTVRKSSKTFAWEQSGHNFDLKAAERMATNDACLKCHNGLANIDTTKKYADLNAQAPIGCNTCHGESKAVKDLRGAKPYVTPYGMEIDAGAGTVCINCHNINRPLNNFAGLYAEYRAPHQGPQAEVLFATGGFEFGERAYERSPHGAIEDTCVTCHMAKQDDEYGPVGGHTFKVASGDVQNLNACTSCHADLKDLNRRALADYDGDKKLEGIQDEIHGLLEELKEAIKEKYQLVDLIDKSGRIMFVTDNTDPANPKGLEAGKVSENDYKAAFNYFLIEADGSEGIHNPAYAVQLLQQSYKAVTGHDVPNAVIR; this is encoded by the coding sequence GTGAGAAAGTATTTAGCTTCACTGTTAGTTTTAGGATTGTTTGTGGCCTTTTTTGCTGTGGCCGTGGGAATTCAACCCCAGGCTGACGCGAAGCCGGACTACGGCAGCAATTGTGCAAGTTGTCACAATGGCACTGTAGCTCCTAAGCTGGGAGGAAGCACTGCACCTGCTCCTAAACCGGCACCAAAACCGGCTCCGGCTAAATCAACAACGACTAAGCCTGCTTCTAATGCCGCTCCGGCCAAGACAGCCAAACCGGCTGCACCTAAAGAGGAGCCCGTTAAAATTACGGTAGAAGGTAAAGCGGTAAAAGGATTTAAATTAAACGGCACTGTTTATGCGTCCGTCAAAGAATATGCCGCTGCCATGAACTACAACCTAAGCTGGAACGGCGAAAAACAAATCGTCACCCTATCTGATTATAATACTGCTTTGGAAATTTATCTCCTTAACGGTTTAATCAAGTACCGTGGCAAAGACAACAAGATCGCTTCCATGACCAAAGACGGTGCTTCTTACGTTGATATCAAAGGAATTACCGAGCTGACCCATGGGAAAATTACTGAACAGAACAATGTATATACCGTAAGAAAGAGCAGCAAAACTTTCGCTTGGGAGCAGTCAGGACACAACTTCGACTTGAAAGCAGCTGAGAGAATGGCTACAAATGATGCTTGCCTTAAGTGCCATAATGGTTTAGCCAATATTGATACCACGAAAAAATATGCAGACTTAAATGCTCAAGCTCCAATTGGCTGCAACACTTGTCACGGAGAAAGCAAAGCGGTTAAAGATTTAAGGGGAGCTAAACCTTATGTGACACCTTACGGTATGGAAATTGATGCAGGCGCGGGAACGGTTTGCATCAACTGCCATAATATCAACAGGCCTCTGAATAATTTTGCAGGACTATACGCTGAATACAGAGCGCCACACCAAGGACCGCAAGCTGAAGTCTTATTTGCCACCGGTGGATTTGAATTTGGCGAAAGGGCCTACGAAAGGTCTCCCCATGGTGCAATTGAAGACACCTGTGTAACCTGTCACATGGCTAAGCAGGATGATGAGTATGGACCGGTAGGCGGACATACTTTCAAGGTTGCTTCCGGCGATGTTCAGAATCTAAATGCTTGCACTAGTTGCCATGCTGATTTAAAAGATCTTAACCGTCGCGCCTTGGCAGATTACGACGGCGACAAGAAACTGGAAGGCATCCAGGATGAGATTCATGGCTTATTGGAAGAATTAAAAGAAGCCATTAAGGAGAAATATCAGTTAGTAGACTTAATTGATAAGAGCGGGAGGATTATGTTTGTAACCGACAACACTGATCCCGCTAATCCGAAAGGCTTAGAAGCAGGTAAAGTTTCTGAAAACGATTATAAAGCTGCTTTCAATTACTTCTTAATTGAAGCTGACGGTAGTGAAGGTATCCATAACCCTGCTTATGCCGTACAACTGCTACAACAATCTTACAAAGCTGTAACCGGGCACGATGTACCTAACGCAGTAATTCGGTAG
- a CDS encoding sigma-54-dependent transcriptional regulator: MSRLAKILVVDDEPRMGEFLATILAAEGYQVETTTAPQTALNKIKEQSYDVVITDLMMPQISGMDILDEVKKEDSATQVIMITGYSTVENAILAMKKGAFDYLPKPFKIEEIKVVVEKALAQRTLLWEKRSLEQELVKIKPAGGQLVGDSAAMQEVHRLIAKVAKVDSTVLIRGESGTGKELVAKAIHAASPRGKKPLISINCAAIPENLLESELFGHARGAFSGAVTAKKGLFEEADGSTIFLDEIGDISLALQAKLLRVLQEQEFLRIGETKPRRVDVRVISATNRNLEEAMARGEFRPDLYYRLNIITINLPPLRERVEDIPQLAQLFLRNFCIKFGKKIQDISQEALAILLNYEWPGNVRELENVLERAVILCEGQKIEATDLPAELQTFKKCASPAAKLPFKEAVAAFQKELIMSALEESSWVQAKAAELLGLKRTTLNEMLKRFNICQKNE, encoded by the coding sequence ATGAGCAGGCTGGCTAAAATTTTAGTGGTTGATGATGAACCTAGGATGGGAGAGTTTTTAGCTACAATTCTCGCAGCGGAAGGCTATCAGGTAGAAACCACCACAGCTCCGCAAACCGCCTTAAATAAGATCAAGGAGCAAAGTTACGATGTGGTCATTACCGACTTAATGATGCCGCAAATCAGCGGGATGGATATTTTGGACGAGGTCAAAAAAGAGGACTCTGCTACTCAGGTGATCATGATCACCGGCTACTCCACCGTGGAAAATGCTATTCTGGCTATGAAAAAAGGTGCTTTCGATTATTTACCCAAACCCTTTAAGATTGAAGAAATTAAAGTTGTCGTGGAAAAAGCCCTGGCCCAGAGGACTCTGCTGTGGGAAAAGAGAAGCCTGGAGCAGGAATTGGTCAAAATCAAACCTGCGGGCGGGCAGCTGGTAGGTGACAGTGCAGCCATGCAGGAAGTGCACAGGCTCATCGCCAAAGTTGCCAAAGTCGACAGCACTGTGCTCATCAGGGGTGAAAGCGGGACCGGCAAAGAACTGGTGGCCAAGGCCATTCACGCAGCAAGCCCCCGTGGCAAAAAACCCTTAATCTCCATCAACTGTGCTGCCATACCGGAAAATTTGCTGGAGAGCGAACTGTTTGGGCATGCCAGGGGAGCTTTTTCCGGAGCTGTTACTGCTAAAAAGGGCTTATTTGAGGAAGCAGACGGCAGTACCATTTTCCTCGACGAAATAGGCGACATCAGCCTGGCTTTGCAAGCGAAACTCTTAAGAGTGCTCCAGGAACAGGAATTCCTGCGCATCGGCGAGACTAAACCACGCCGGGTGGATGTGCGGGTGATCAGCGCTACGAACCGCAACCTGGAAGAAGCAATGGCACGAGGAGAATTCCGCCCTGATTTGTACTACCGCTTAAACATTATAACCATCAATTTGCCTCCCCTGCGGGAAAGGGTTGAGGACATCCCCCAACTGGCACAGCTTTTTTTACGCAATTTCTGCATAAAATTCGGTAAAAAAATCCAGGACATCAGCCAGGAAGCCTTGGCAATCTTACTCAACTATGAATGGCCCGGCAACGTGCGGGAATTAGAAAATGTGCTGGAAAGGGCTGTGATTTTATGCGAAGGGCAGAAAATCGAAGCAACTGATTTGCCGGCAGAACTGCAGACCTTTAAAAAATGCGCCTCTCCCGCCGCCAAACTTCCATTTAAGGAGGCAGTTGCAGCATTTCAAAAAGAGCTGATTATGAGTGCCCTGGAAGAGTCGTCCTGGGTCCAGGCCAAAGCCGCTGAGCTGCTGGGGCTGAAGCGCACAACCCTCAATGAGATGCTTAAGCGCTTCAACATCTGCCAAAAAAATGAATAG
- a CDS encoding HlyD family secretion protein, translated as MNKQWLAVMFLLPFLITLAGCGQKAQEEVFSGTVEAREVEIQSEVAGRIQELAVEEGQRVEAGQTVARLEDTAYRIRLKEAEAALKAAESRLAEARAGSRNEQIEQASAQVKQLEASLEGLRKNLVHEAQVLEDYKELLKNEGITAKQVSAQSNKVDSLKAQIQSLEAQQEAAKAQLKLLEQGSTINTLRQLSALTEQAEAQAEYARLQLSKTVIKAPSTGVVVRKNIEAGELVNAGSSLVTLLQPEKLWVKIFVPEQKLSLVSLGQEVEVAADAYPDRNFKGKITQNATEAEFTPKNMQTKEDRVKLTFAVKVELLDGQGQLKPGMPVDVALTREKAGK; from the coding sequence ATGAATAAACAATGGCTGGCTGTAATGTTTTTGCTTCCGTTTCTTATTACCCTGGCAGGCTGCGGGCAAAAGGCGCAGGAAGAAGTTTTCAGCGGCACGGTAGAGGCCAGAGAGGTTGAAATTCAAAGCGAAGTGGCAGGGAGGATACAGGAGCTGGCTGTGGAAGAAGGCCAGAGGGTAGAAGCAGGGCAGACTGTTGCCAGGCTGGAGGATACTGCCTACCGGATTCGTCTCAAAGAAGCTGAAGCAGCTTTAAAAGCTGCTGAAAGCCGCCTGGCCGAAGCCCGTGCCGGTTCCCGGAATGAACAAATAGAACAGGCGTCAGCCCAGGTAAAACAGCTGGAAGCAAGTCTCGAAGGTTTACGGAAAAACCTGGTGCATGAAGCGCAAGTATTGGAGGATTACAAGGAGTTGCTAAAAAACGAGGGCATTACTGCAAAACAGGTTTCTGCCCAGTCAAACAAAGTGGATTCACTTAAAGCCCAGATTCAAAGCCTTGAGGCCCAGCAAGAGGCTGCCAAGGCCCAGTTAAAGTTATTGGAGCAAGGTTCCACAATTAATACTTTGAGGCAGCTAAGTGCCTTAACAGAACAGGCGGAAGCTCAGGCCGAATACGCCCGCTTACAGCTGAGCAAAACGGTTATTAAAGCACCAAGCACCGGGGTGGTTGTACGTAAAAATATTGAAGCAGGGGAGCTGGTAAACGCGGGAAGCAGCCTGGTTACTCTGCTACAGCCGGAAAAGTTATGGGTGAAAATTTTTGTCCCCGAGCAAAAATTAAGCCTTGTGAGCCTCGGCCAAGAAGTGGAGGTTGCAGCCGATGCCTATCCGGACCGAAACTTTAAGGGCAAAATCACTCAGAACGCCACGGAGGCTGAGTTTACTCCCAAAAATATGCAGACTAAAGAGGACAGGGTCAAGCTCACTTTTGCAGTTAAAGTGGAACTTTTAGACGGGCAGGGCCAGTTAAAGCCTGGCATGCCGGTGGATGTGGCACTTACCCGGGAAAAGGCAGGGAAATAA
- a CDS encoding LysM peptidoglycan-binding domain-containing protein, with translation MRAQRPGPSRCKGTLYTIQPGDTLYSIAQEALLPVEVLLEANPTVDPLNLQVGSTICIPSLVVPPCPGGFIWVVERGDTIYRIAQMTGKSVREILQANPGVNPYNLRPGTRLCIPG, from the coding sequence ATGCGCGCACAAAGACCCGGACCATCCCGTTGCAAGGGAACGCTCTACACCATTCAGCCTGGTGATACTTTGTACTCAATAGCCCAGGAAGCTTTGTTGCCGGTTGAGGTGCTGCTGGAAGCTAACCCAACGGTTGATCCTTTGAACCTGCAAGTCGGAAGCACTATCTGCATCCCTTCCTTAGTTGTGCCTCCATGTCCCGGAGGCTTCATCTGGGTGGTAGAGCGGGGGGACACCATATACAGGATAGCTCAAATGACAGGAAAATCAGTGCGGGAAATCCTGCAAGCCAACCCCGGGGTTAACCCCTATAACCTGCGGCCTGGGACCCGTCTGTGCATTCCCGGGTAA
- a CDS encoding [Fe-Fe] hydrogenase large subunit C-terminal domain-containing protein — MSTTAGKCKKCYSCVRNCPVKAIKVENEQAQVLAPLCISCGHCLKVCSQRAKQVESEATVVEEFLAHYPTVACLAPSFAVEFYPIPPGSIITALKLLGFQEVYEVAYGAELVTQKYRELVFSRQETQGLISTTCPAVVSLVEKCYPELLPKLVPVVSPMIATGQYLKRLRPEAKVVFIGPCIAKKEEARDANVPRSIDAVLTFDELETLWQIRGLEPVDLPVGRFSNPPTSAGRLYPVPGGLLASAGLSPDFVNQDLIAIHGKENCLEFLKAAASGKAFSGFVDILFCEGCINGPMLQNDLPKYTRQKIIAWYLKNKGLLTDSRCDSNHLPKLNLNRKFENKSITFPQPNDEEIKAILEGLGKTKPEDELNCGACGYTTCREKAIAVYQGLAENVMCLPYLIGELQKNNQELTYLKEYNNNIVKSIAETILVVNRQGIITTCHDPNSLLGAKDIHSYLGQNYLELLPPALQKEIAGHLQTVIEQGVNVVVQDICLPGEQGNKFINLKGYPFKDNTGRCLGAVLIWEDITLERRLEAQLLASEKLASVGRLAAGIAHEINNPLSLISGYTELLKNILPAGDQGARQKLDIISEEVERIAAIVRNLLTLARPAPGEITLCNINELLRHAVELVQHQYDLHGHVITLNLADGLPDLELNKQEIEQVFLNLLLNACEAMRESGRLSIDSMFEAGKSVVINFRDTGRGIPAEHLSKIFEPFFTTKEIGKGTGLGLAISYSIIQKYGGDILVDSVEGKGSTFSVRLPVKRCKNEQAG; from the coding sequence GTGAGCACCACAGCAGGCAAATGCAAAAAATGTTATTCCTGCGTGCGCAACTGTCCTGTCAAAGCCATTAAAGTAGAAAACGAGCAGGCCCAGGTTTTGGCACCCCTCTGCATTTCCTGCGGCCATTGTCTGAAGGTATGCTCCCAGCGGGCCAAACAGGTAGAAAGCGAAGCGACGGTTGTAGAAGAGTTTTTGGCCCATTATCCCACGGTGGCCTGCTTGGCGCCTTCCTTTGCGGTAGAATTTTACCCCATTCCTCCCGGCAGCATCATTACTGCTTTAAAGCTTCTGGGGTTTCAAGAAGTCTACGAAGTCGCCTACGGGGCAGAACTGGTTACCCAAAAATACAGGGAACTGGTTTTCAGCAGGCAAGAAACGCAAGGTCTAATCAGCACTACCTGCCCCGCGGTAGTAAGTTTGGTGGAAAAATGCTACCCGGAGCTGCTGCCCAAACTTGTACCGGTCGTTTCCCCCATGATTGCCACAGGACAGTATCTTAAACGGCTGCGGCCGGAGGCCAAAGTGGTGTTTATCGGGCCCTGTATCGCTAAAAAAGAGGAAGCCAGGGATGCCAATGTTCCCCGCAGCATAGATGCCGTGTTGACCTTCGATGAGTTGGAAACTTTATGGCAAATACGGGGTTTGGAGCCAGTCGACTTGCCGGTAGGGAGGTTCTCCAATCCTCCCACCTCCGCAGGCCGGTTATACCCTGTACCGGGGGGACTCCTGGCCAGCGCCGGGCTTTCCCCGGACTTTGTCAATCAAGACCTGATAGCTATTCACGGCAAAGAGAATTGCCTGGAATTTTTAAAGGCTGCCGCGTCAGGAAAAGCTTTTTCAGGGTTTGTGGATATCCTCTTTTGCGAAGGCTGCATCAACGGGCCAATGCTGCAAAATGATCTGCCCAAATACACGCGGCAAAAAATAATTGCCTGGTACCTGAAAAATAAGGGCCTCCTCACGGACAGCCGCTGCGATTCCAACCATCTTCCCAAGCTCAACCTGAACCGGAAATTTGAGAACAAAAGCATCACCTTTCCCCAGCCTAATGATGAGGAAATTAAAGCAATTTTAGAGGGCTTGGGCAAAACCAAACCGGAAGATGAGCTGAACTGCGGCGCCTGCGGTTATACCACCTGCCGGGAAAAGGCAATAGCAGTGTACCAGGGATTGGCTGAAAATGTTATGTGCCTGCCTTATTTAATCGGCGAACTGCAAAAAAATAACCAGGAATTAACCTACTTGAAAGAGTATAACAACAATATCGTAAAAAGCATTGCTGAAACCATTTTAGTCGTTAACCGGCAGGGCATTATTACCACTTGCCATGACCCTAACTCCCTGCTTGGTGCAAAAGACATCCACTCCTATCTTGGCCAAAATTATCTGGAACTGCTGCCTCCTGCCCTGCAAAAGGAAATAGCAGGGCATCTTCAAACTGTCATCGAACAAGGAGTTAATGTGGTGGTGCAGGATATCTGCTTACCAGGGGAGCAAGGGAACAAATTTATCAATCTCAAGGGTTATCCCTTTAAGGATAATACAGGCCGCTGCCTGGGAGCCGTCTTAATCTGGGAAGATATTACCCTGGAGCGTCGGTTGGAAGCCCAGCTCTTAGCCTCGGAAAAACTGGCCTCCGTAGGCCGTCTGGCTGCGGGCATAGCCCATGAAATCAATAACCCCTTATCCTTGATTTCCGGCTATACGGAACTTTTAAAAAATATTCTGCCGGCCGGTGACCAGGGTGCGAGACAAAAATTGGATATTATCAGCGAAGAAGTGGAGCGCATCGCCGCCATTGTCAGGAATTTGTTAACCCTGGCCAGACCTGCCCCCGGGGAAATAACACTATGCAACATTAATGAGTTGCTCCGACATGCAGTGGAACTGGTGCAGCACCAATATGATTTACACGGCCATGTGATCACTTTAAATTTGGCTGACGGTTTACCGGACTTAGAACTCAACAAACAGGAAATAGAGCAAGTTTTTTTAAACCTCCTGCTCAATGCCTGTGAAGCAATGAGAGAAAGCGGGAGACTCAGCATTGACAGCATGTTTGAGGCGGGAAAGTCAGTAGTAATCAATTTCCGGGACACTGGGCGGGGAATTCCCGCAGAGCATTTAAGCAAAATATTTGAACCCTTTTTTACCACCAAAGAAATTGGCAAGGGCACCGGTCTGGGTTTGGCCATTAGCTACAGCATCATCCAAAAATATGGCGGCGATATTTTGGTGGACAGCGTGGAGGGAAAAGGCAGCACCTTTAGTGTAAGGCTGCCTGTAAAGAGGTGTAAAAATGAGCAGGCTGGCTAA
- a CDS encoding DegV family protein yields the protein MLKIVTDSACDLSLEIARELGITVVPLTVNIEGQVYRDRVDISVDEFYQRISSDNIMPTTAQIAPQTFYECFKSLLQEGHEVLALIFSSRLSGTYQSSVIAKEMLTGGRVETLDTKSASVGLGLTVLEAAKMAKDGADLDIVLAKARDMSARMEHIFVVDSLEMLKRGGRISAAQAIIGGMLNVKPVLQIDAEGQIVPLDKVRGWKKALAKLIQVMAERGKNLEQQTIGISHANNREMVEELSQLIKTEYNVKDIFVSEIGPVIGSHAGPGTVALFFQS from the coding sequence ATGCTTAAAATAGTTACCGACAGTGCCTGTGATTTGTCATTGGAAATAGCGCGTGAACTGGGTATTACAGTTGTGCCCCTGACGGTCAACATCGAAGGTCAGGTTTACAGGGATAGAGTTGATATCAGTGTGGACGAGTTCTATCAAAGAATAAGCTCAGATAACATTATGCCTACCACTGCGCAAATAGCGCCGCAGACATTTTACGAGTGCTTTAAGTCCCTGCTACAAGAAGGACATGAGGTGCTGGCACTGATTTTTTCTTCCCGTTTAAGCGGTACTTATCAATCTTCAGTTATTGCCAAGGAGATGCTTACCGGTGGCAGGGTGGAAACTCTGGACACGAAAAGTGCTTCGGTAGGTTTGGGCCTTACGGTTTTGGAGGCGGCAAAAATGGCCAAAGACGGAGCCGATTTAGACATTGTTTTGGCTAAAGCCCGTGACATGTCGGCTAGAATGGAACACATTTTTGTAGTTGATTCTCTGGAGATGTTAAAAAGAGGCGGCAGAATCAGCGCCGCCCAGGCCATAATCGGGGGGATGTTGAACGTGAAGCCCGTACTGCAAATTGATGCTGAAGGGCAGATTGTGCCCCTTGATAAAGTCCGGGGATGGAAAAAGGCCCTTGCTAAACTAATCCAAGTGATGGCGGAGCGGGGTAAAAACCTGGAGCAGCAGACTATCGGCATTAGTCATGCTAACAATCGGGAAATGGTGGAAGAGTTGAGCCAGCTCATCAAAACTGAATATAACGTGAAAGATATTTTTGTTTCGGAAATTGGCCCGGTTATAGGCAGTCATGCCGGCCCGGGGACAGTTGCTTTGTTCTTTCAAAGTTGA
- a CDS encoding ABC transporter ATP-binding protein — MKMAIECSDLTKRFGSLLAVDHISLSVPQGAIFGFLGPNGSGKSTTIRMLCGVLTPTSGSGRVLGYDLVTQAEAIKQRIGYMSQKFSLYTDLTVGENLDFYAGIYGLSGAAARKRKGELLAMAELTGREKQLAGTLSGGWKQRLALACALLHEPELLVLDEPTAGVDPVSRRIFWEIIRGLAKEGITVLVSTHYMDEAETCDYIGFIFFGKLMGCGTPAELKKASGHATLDDVFIEYVKEGQSQGRGVIAYAGKK, encoded by the coding sequence ATGAAGATGGCTATTGAATGCAGCGACTTAACCAAACGCTTTGGCTCCTTGCTGGCGGTTGACCATATTAGCCTGTCCGTACCCCAAGGAGCAATTTTTGGCTTTCTCGGTCCCAACGGCTCGGGCAAATCCACCACCATCCGCATGCTCTGCGGAGTTTTAACGCCGACTTCCGGCAGCGGCAGGGTATTGGGATATGACCTGGTAACTCAGGCGGAGGCCATTAAACAGCGCATTGGCTACATGTCCCAGAAGTTCAGCCTGTACACGGATTTGACGGTGGGGGAGAATTTGGATTTCTATGCGGGTATTTACGGGCTAAGCGGTGCTGCTGCCAGGAAGCGTAAAGGAGAGCTTTTAGCCATGGCGGAGTTGACAGGTCGGGAAAAACAGCTGGCGGGAACCCTATCCGGGGGCTGGAAACAGCGACTTGCCCTGGCTTGTGCCCTACTGCACGAGCCGGAGCTATTAGTGCTGGATGAACCCACCGCCGGGGTGGACCCCGTGTCGCGCAGGATTTTTTGGGAGATAATCCGCGGTTTGGCTAAAGAGGGAATAACTGTCTTAGTCAGCACGCACTACATGGATGAAGCCGAAACCTGCGACTATATTGGTTTCATTTTCTTTGGCAAGCTTATGGGCTGTGGCACACCGGCTGAACTTAAAAAGGCATCAGGACATGCTACGCTGGATGATGTCTTTATCGAGTATGTCAAAGAGGGCCAGAGCCAGGGGCGGGGGGTAATAGCCTATGCGGGTAAAAAATAG